Proteins encoded together in one Micromonospora auratinigra window:
- a CDS encoding LOG family protein, which produces MAAICVFCASSRTLDARWLELATETGAELARRGHTLVSGGGCVGMMGALADGARAGGGRTLGVIPQSLVDLEVADLAADELLVTDTMASRKTLMIDKSDAFLTLPGGLGTLDELFEVWTTATLALHDKPMVLVDADGFYRPLLDWLHTLADQHFLKPAGRDLLMVAPTVGEALDLLDTRLT; this is translated from the coding sequence GTGGCCGCGATCTGCGTGTTCTGCGCCTCGTCCCGGACCCTCGACGCCCGCTGGCTGGAGCTGGCCACCGAGACCGGCGCGGAACTGGCCCGGCGTGGGCACACGCTGGTCAGCGGCGGCGGCTGCGTCGGGATGATGGGCGCGCTGGCCGACGGGGCGCGGGCGGGCGGCGGCCGTACCCTCGGGGTGATCCCGCAGTCCCTGGTCGACCTGGAGGTCGCCGACCTGGCCGCCGACGAGCTACTGGTCACCGACACCATGGCGAGCCGCAAGACCCTGATGATCGACAAATCGGACGCGTTCCTCACCCTGCCCGGCGGTCTCGGCACCCTGGACGAGCTCTTCGAGGTGTGGACCACCGCCACGCTCGCCCTGCACGACAAGCCGATGGTGCTCGTCGACGCCGACGGCTTCTACCGCCCGCTGCTCGACTGGCTGCACACCCTGGCCGACCAGCACTTCCTCAAGCCCGCCGGCCGAGACCTCCTGATGGTGGCCCCCACGGTCGGCGAAGCCCTCGACCTCCTGGACACCCGCCTCACCTGA
- a CDS encoding LOG family protein, protein MSQSDGRPPARGPGGERHRGAVTLRNRAIPTSTADQRLLDSRGRGDWKTKDAWRALRILSEFVEGFDTLADLPPAVSVFGSARSKPDSPECRMAEELGAALARAGYAVITGGGPGVMEAANRGAGEAGGLSVGLGIELPFEQGLNDWVDLAIDFRYFFARKTMFVKYAQAFVVLPGGFGTMDELFEALTLVQTGKVTRFPVVLMGTRYWGGLLDWLRDTMAVEGKIGPTDLELICLTDDVDQAVRHIVEAEAVLSAEQEAIREEAVARVAADQQAAADAAPEGPGARRVGER, encoded by the coding sequence ATGAGCCAGAGCGACGGTCGTCCCCCCGCTCGGGGCCCGGGCGGGGAGCGGCACCGGGGTGCCGTCACGCTGCGCAACCGGGCCATCCCGACCAGCACCGCCGACCAGCGGCTGCTGGACTCCCGGGGTCGGGGGGACTGGAAGACCAAGGACGCCTGGCGGGCGCTGCGCATCCTCTCCGAGTTCGTCGAGGGCTTCGACACCCTGGCCGACCTGCCGCCCGCGGTCAGCGTCTTCGGTTCGGCCCGCAGCAAGCCGGACAGCCCCGAGTGCCGGATGGCCGAGGAGTTGGGCGCCGCGCTGGCCCGCGCCGGCTACGCGGTGATCACCGGGGGCGGCCCGGGCGTGATGGAGGCGGCCAACCGGGGCGCCGGCGAGGCCGGCGGGCTCTCCGTCGGGCTCGGCATCGAGCTGCCGTTCGAGCAGGGCCTCAACGACTGGGTCGACCTGGCCATCGACTTCCGCTACTTCTTCGCCCGCAAGACGATGTTCGTGAAGTACGCCCAGGCGTTCGTGGTGCTGCCCGGCGGCTTCGGCACCATGGACGAGCTCTTCGAGGCGCTCACCCTGGTGCAGACCGGCAAGGTGACCCGCTTCCCGGTGGTGCTGATGGGCACCCGCTACTGGGGTGGCCTGCTCGACTGGCTGCGCGACACGATGGCCGTCGAGGGCAAGATCGGCCCGACCGACCTGGAGCTGATCTGCCTCACCGACGACGTCGACCAGGCGGTCCGGCACATCGTGGAGGCGGAGGCGGTGCTCTCCGCCGAGCAGGAGGCGATCCGCGAGGAGGCGGTCGCCCGGGTCGCCGCCGACCAGCAGGCCGCCGCCGACGCCGCCCCCGAGGGCCCGGGCGCGCGGCGGGTCGGGGAGCGCTGA
- the dapE gene encoding succinyl-diaminopimelate desuccinylase has product MQNPLTPEVLADPVALTRALVDIESVSLNEKAIADCVEDVLRGVPHLTTYRHSNTVMARTDLGRASRVVLAGHLDTVPLNDNFPSTMRGDLMYGCGTSDMKSGVAFALHLAVSLPDPRYDVTYFFYEAEEIESKYNGLTLVSQTHPEWLDADFAVLLEPTYGIVEAGCQGVLRAVVTTHGERAHAARSWHGVNAIHGAGEVLRRLGAYEARRVTIDGCDYREGLNAVRITGGVAGNVVPDRCEIEVNYRYAPDRDPAAAEAHLREVFAGFDLAVTDSAAGAAPGLDNPAAQEFLAAVGAAPIGKLGWTDVARFAAMGIPALNFGPGDPNLAHHKDEHVELTKIRDGAATLHRWLAPA; this is encoded by the coding sequence ATGCAGAACCCGTTGACCCCCGAGGTCCTGGCCGATCCGGTGGCGCTCACCCGTGCGCTGGTCGACATCGAATCCGTCTCGCTGAACGAGAAGGCGATCGCCGACTGCGTCGAGGACGTGCTGCGCGGCGTACCGCACCTGACCACGTACCGGCACTCCAACACGGTGATGGCGCGTACCGACCTGGGGCGGGCTTCTCGGGTGGTGCTCGCCGGGCACCTGGACACCGTGCCGCTCAACGACAACTTCCCGTCGACCATGCGCGGCGACCTGATGTACGGCTGCGGCACCTCCGACATGAAGTCCGGGGTGGCGTTCGCGTTGCACCTGGCGGTCTCCCTGCCCGACCCGCGCTACGACGTCACCTACTTCTTCTACGAGGCCGAGGAGATCGAGTCGAAGTACAACGGGCTCACCCTGGTCTCCCAGACCCACCCGGAGTGGCTCGACGCGGACTTCGCGGTGCTGCTGGAGCCGACGTACGGGATCGTCGAGGCCGGCTGCCAGGGCGTCCTGCGCGCGGTGGTCACCACGCACGGCGAGCGGGCGCACGCGGCGCGCTCCTGGCACGGGGTGAACGCCATCCACGGCGCCGGTGAGGTGCTGCGCCGGCTGGGCGCGTACGAGGCCCGCCGGGTGACCATCGACGGCTGCGACTACCGGGAGGGCCTGAACGCGGTCCGGATCACCGGCGGCGTGGCCGGCAACGTCGTCCCGGACCGCTGCGAGATCGAGGTCAACTACCGGTACGCCCCGGACCGCGACCCGGCGGCCGCGGAGGCCCACCTGCGCGAGGTCTTCGCCGGGTTCGACCTGGCGGTCACCGACTCGGCGGCCGGCGCGGCGCCGGGGCTGGACAACCCGGCGGCGCAGGAGTTCCTGGCGGCGGTGGGCGCGGCGCCGATCGGCAAGCTCGGTTGGACCGACGTGGCGCGGTTCGCGGCGATGGGGATCCCGGCGCTGAACTTCGGCCCGGGCGACCCGAACCTGGCGCACCACAAGGACGAGCACGTCGAGTTGACGAAGATCCGCGACGGCGCGGCGACCCTGCACCGCTGGCTGGCCCCCGCCTGA
- the dapD gene encoding 2,3,4,5-tetrahydropyridine-2,6-dicarboxylate N-succinyltransferase: MTSVSAWGIGLATITTDDQVLDTWYPTGKLGLGELPLVPGEDQADVLDLPPGAVGDRALPGLRTVQVVTVIGSLDDPIKDAPDAYLRLHLLSHRLVRPNELNLDGIFGKLANVAWTSAGPCPPERVDELRVIERAAGRHLAVYGVDKFPRMTDYVVPAGVRIADADRVRLGAHLAAGTTVMHEGFCNFNAGTLGTSMVEGRIVQGVVVGDGSDVGAGASIMGTLSGGGTDKVRIGERSLVGANAGIGISLGDDCVVEAGCYVTAGSKVTLPDGRVVKARELSGVDGLLFWRNSVTGALEAKPRTGKGIELNAALHAND, from the coding sequence GTGACGTCCGTATCCGCCTGGGGCATCGGCCTGGCCACGATCACCACTGACGACCAGGTGCTGGACACCTGGTATCCGACCGGCAAGCTGGGACTCGGCGAGCTGCCGCTGGTCCCCGGGGAGGACCAGGCCGACGTGCTCGACCTGCCGCCCGGCGCGGTCGGCGACCGGGCCCTGCCCGGCCTGCGTACGGTCCAGGTGGTCACCGTGATCGGCTCGCTGGACGACCCGATCAAGGACGCCCCCGACGCGTACCTCCGGTTGCACCTGCTCTCCCACCGCCTGGTGCGACCCAACGAGCTGAACCTCGACGGGATCTTCGGCAAGCTGGCCAACGTGGCCTGGACCTCGGCCGGGCCGTGCCCGCCGGAGCGGGTCGACGAGCTGCGGGTCATCGAGCGCGCCGCCGGCCGCCACCTGGCCGTGTACGGGGTGGACAAGTTCCCCCGGATGACCGACTACGTGGTCCCCGCCGGGGTGCGGATCGCCGACGCGGACCGGGTCCGGCTCGGCGCGCACCTGGCCGCCGGCACCACCGTCATGCACGAGGGCTTCTGCAACTTCAACGCCGGCACGCTGGGCACCTCCATGGTCGAGGGCCGGATCGTGCAGGGCGTCGTGGTCGGGGACGGCTCCGACGTCGGCGCGGGCGCGTCGATCATGGGCACCCTCTCCGGCGGCGGCACGGACAAGGTGCGCATCGGCGAGCGGAGCCTGGTCGGCGCGAACGCGGGCATCGGCATCTCGCTCGGCGACGACTGCGTGGTCGAGGCGGGCTGCTACGTCACCGCCGGCTCCAAGGTCACCCTGCCGGACGGTCGGGTGGTCAAGGCCCGCGAGCTGTCCGGCGTGGACGGCCTGCTCTTCTGGCGCAACTCGGTGACCGGGGCGCTGGAGGCGAAGCCGCGGACCGGCAAGGGCATCGAGCTGAACGCGGCGCTGCACGCCAACGACTGA
- a CDS encoding S8 family serine peptidase: MKTSPKEERLLRKRGKLAGLGLACALVLGTPAAAGAVPAAATDRPAARPGPAAGGRSVTVTLLTGDRVTVTATGRAAVRPGPGRSGIGFLTGRDRGHLTVVPRDALPLIHSGRVDRRLFDVTELTSAGYDDAHRDSLPLLVSYPAGVARRSGPPVAGTRVTRDLPAIRGAAVTARKSDAGTVWAALTADRSGARVDAAGGVDRIWLDGRRKVNLDHSVPQIGAPAAYAAGLTGKGVTVAVLDTGIDVTHPDLAGRVADSRNFSEMPDADDVVGHGTHVASIIAGSGAASGGKYHGVAPDATLLSGKVCEEFGCADSAILAGMQWAAVEKKADVVNMSLGGWDTPEVDPLEQAVQTLTAQTGTLFVVAAGNDGADGSVGSPATADAALAVGAVDRDDALAYFSSRGPRSGDDALKPDITAPGVEIVAARAAHGQIGDPVGDKYVSLSGTSMATPHVAGSAALLAQQHPAWAAGQLKATLMASAKPHPEQTAYEQGAGRVDVAHAITEQLTSEPASVSFGRTVWPHTDDAPVERTVTWHNSGSTALTLDLGTEITGPGGATPPAGMFRLSATRVTVPAGGTARVTVTADTRRGGPDGYWTGRIVARSGATVAVTPLAVHQEVESYDVTVSHRDRSGAATDEYFTTLVGLDAYRTVDVYDADGEATVRVPKGVYGLNSVIFETDAAGEPAGADMLTQPELTVDRDLRISVDARTAKPVRVTVPQRDATPALVDLSANWFTADGGGYGFGLLSFDFTGLTSAQLGGSVPASTFVGAVNSQWADIEAASSPYLYATSDLFPGRFPTGFDKRYRPSDLATVVHRFRGGSPGQEAERLVFPQTEPDLGGWAVGLPTTVPGQRVEHYSTDGGTRWNTELDQGARDEEGWLNPQTVLFANGVRYRPGRTVREDWNAAPYGPSFPRPRWPQDGIVRNGDTITVGVPLFGDAAGHAGGSLTDTQRTALYRNGKLVGESPFAGYGEFEVPSGAATYRVETTATRGFTDLSTEVSASWTFRSRHVAGEDWARLPAMAVRFAPPLAVDNSAPAGRPFVVPVTVERQPGAPNAKVTGLTVDVSYDGGKTWRKADLHKRGGGWFAVVRHPAGPGHVSLRATATDSAGNTVTERIIQAYRLR, translated from the coding sequence ATGAAGACGTCTCCCAAGGAGGAAAGGTTGCTCCGCAAGAGAGGAAAACTGGCAGGTCTCGGCCTCGCCTGTGCGCTAGTGCTCGGCACACCGGCCGCCGCCGGGGCGGTTCCCGCCGCCGCGACGGACCGCCCCGCCGCCCGTCCCGGCCCGGCGGCCGGCGGCCGGTCGGTCACCGTCACCCTGCTCACCGGTGACCGGGTCACCGTCACCGCCACCGGACGGGCCGCCGTCCGCCCCGGCCCCGGTCGGTCCGGCATCGGGTTCCTGACCGGCCGCGACCGTGGCCACCTGACCGTGGTGCCCCGGGACGCCCTGCCGCTGATCCACTCCGGCCGGGTCGACCGGCGGCTCTTCGACGTCACCGAGCTGACCTCGGCCGGCTATGACGACGCCCACCGGGACTCGCTGCCGCTGCTGGTGTCGTACCCGGCCGGGGTGGCCCGGCGCAGCGGCCCGCCGGTGGCCGGCACCCGGGTGACCCGCGACCTGCCGGCGATCCGCGGCGCGGCGGTCACCGCGCGCAAGTCCGACGCCGGCACGGTCTGGGCGGCGCTGACCGCCGACCGGTCGGGTGCCCGGGTCGACGCGGCGGGGGGCGTCGACCGGATCTGGCTCGACGGCAGGCGCAAGGTCAACCTGGACCACAGCGTGCCGCAGATCGGCGCGCCGGCCGCCTACGCCGCCGGCCTCACCGGCAAGGGCGTCACCGTCGCCGTGCTCGACACCGGCATCGACGTCACCCACCCCGACCTGGCCGGCCGGGTCGCCGACTCGCGCAACTTCAGTGAGATGCCGGACGCCGACGACGTGGTCGGGCACGGCACCCACGTCGCGTCGATCATCGCCGGCAGCGGCGCCGCCTCCGGCGGGAAGTACCACGGCGTCGCGCCGGACGCCACGCTGCTCTCCGGCAAGGTCTGCGAGGAGTTCGGCTGCGCCGACTCGGCCATCCTGGCCGGCATGCAGTGGGCGGCGGTCGAGAAGAAGGCCGACGTGGTCAACATGAGCCTCGGTGGCTGGGACACCCCGGAGGTCGACCCGCTGGAGCAGGCGGTGCAGACCCTGACCGCGCAGACCGGCACCCTCTTCGTGGTCGCGGCCGGCAACGACGGCGCGGACGGGTCGGTCGGCTCGCCGGCCACCGCCGACGCCGCGCTCGCCGTCGGCGCGGTGGACCGCGACGACGCGCTGGCGTACTTCTCCAGCCGAGGCCCGCGCAGCGGCGACGATGCCCTCAAGCCCGACATCACCGCGCCCGGTGTGGAGATCGTCGCCGCCCGTGCGGCGCACGGCCAGATCGGCGACCCGGTGGGGGACAAGTACGTCTCCCTCTCCGGCACCTCGATGGCCACCCCGCACGTGGCGGGCTCGGCGGCGCTCCTCGCCCAGCAGCACCCGGCCTGGGCCGCCGGGCAGCTCAAGGCGACCCTGATGGCCTCGGCGAAGCCGCACCCCGAGCAGACCGCCTACGAACAGGGCGCCGGCCGGGTGGACGTGGCGCACGCCATCACCGAGCAGCTCACCAGCGAGCCGGCGAGCGTGTCCTTCGGCCGTACGGTCTGGCCGCACACCGACGACGCGCCGGTCGAGCGCACGGTCACCTGGCACAACTCCGGGTCGACCGCGCTCACCCTCGACCTCGGCACCGAGATCACCGGGCCGGGCGGGGCGACCCCGCCGGCCGGCATGTTCCGGCTGAGCGCCACCCGGGTCACCGTCCCGGCCGGCGGTACCGCCCGGGTAACCGTCACGGCGGACACCCGGCGGGGCGGCCCGGACGGCTACTGGACCGGGCGGATCGTGGCCCGTTCCGGCGCCACGGTGGCGGTCACCCCGCTGGCCGTGCACCAGGAGGTGGAGAGCTACGACGTGACCGTCAGCCACCGCGACCGGTCCGGCGCGGCGACGGACGAGTACTTCACCACCCTGGTCGGGCTGGACGCCTACCGGACCGTCGACGTCTACGACGCCGACGGTGAGGCGACCGTCCGCGTCCCGAAGGGCGTGTACGGGCTGAACAGCGTCATCTTCGAGACCGACGCCGCCGGTGAGCCGGCCGGTGCCGACATGCTGACCCAGCCGGAGCTGACCGTGGACCGGGACCTGCGGATCAGCGTGGACGCCCGCACCGCGAAGCCGGTCCGGGTGACCGTCCCGCAGCGGGACGCCACGCCGGCCCTGGTCGACCTCTCGGCGAACTGGTTCACCGCCGACGGCGGCGGTTACGGCTTCGGCCTGCTGTCGTTCGACTTCACCGGGCTGACCAGCGCGCAGCTCGGCGGGTCGGTCCCGGCGTCGACCTTCGTCGGCGCGGTGAACAGCCAGTGGGCCGACATCGAGGCGGCCAGCAGCCCCTACCTGTACGCCACCAGCGACCTGTTCCCCGGCCGCTTCCCGACCGGCTTCGACAAGCGTTACCGGCCGTCGGACCTGGCGACGGTGGTGCACCGGTTCCGGGGCGGCAGCCCGGGCCAGGAGGCGGAACGACTGGTCTTCCCGCAGACCGAACCCGACCTCGGTGGCTGGGCGGTCGGCCTGCCCACCACCGTGCCCGGCCAACGCGTCGAGCACTACAGCACCGACGGCGGCACACGGTGGAACACCGAGCTGGACCAGGGCGCCCGGGACGAGGAGGGCTGGCTGAACCCGCAGACCGTGCTCTTCGCGAACGGGGTCCGCTACCGGCCGGGCCGGACGGTCCGGGAGGACTGGAACGCCGCGCCGTACGGGCCGTCCTTCCCCCGCCCGCGCTGGCCGCAGGACGGCATCGTCCGCAACGGCGACACCATCACGGTCGGCGTGCCGCTCTTCGGGGACGCCGCCGGGCACGCCGGCGGGTCGCTGACCGACACCCAGCGGACCGCCCTCTACCGCAACGGCAAGCTGGTCGGCGAGTCGCCCTTCGCCGGGTACGGCGAGTTCGAGGTGCCGTCGGGTGCGGCCACCTACCGGGTGGAGACCACCGCCACCCGGGGCTTCACCGACCTGAGCACCGAGGTCTCGGCGAGCTGGACCTTCCGCTCCCGGCACGTCGCCGGGGAGGACTGGGCGCGGCTGCCCGCCATGGCGGTCCGCTTCGCGCCGCCGCTCGCGGTGGACAACAGTGCGCCGGCCGGTCGGCCCTTCGTCGTACCGGTGACGGTCGAGCGGCAGCCCGGCGCGCCGAATGCCAAGGTCACCGGCCTCACCGTCGACGTCTCGTACGACGGGGGCAAGACCTGGCGGAAGGCGGACCTGCACAAGCGGGGCGGCGGCTGGTTCGCGGTCGTCCGGCACCCGGCCGGCCCCGGCCACGTCTCGCTGCGGGCCACCGCGACGGACAGCGCCGGCAACACCGTCACCGAGCGGATCATCCAGGCGTACCGCCTGCGGTGA
- a CDS encoding sugar O-acetyltransferase: protein MSSMKERMLAGEPYIAEGPEIMADLDRAARLSERFNTSSADDPQGRLAALRDLLGTLGEGTWIRPPLYCDYGRHIHIGPRSFVNFNAVFLDVAPITIGADVQIGPNVQLLTATHPVEPEARRAKWEAAQPITIGDNVWLGGGVIVLAGVTIGENTVVGAGAVVTRDLPPNVVAVGNPARPIRSVENAP from the coding sequence ATGAGCTCCATGAAGGAACGCATGCTCGCCGGCGAGCCCTACATCGCCGAGGGACCCGAGATCATGGCCGACCTGGACCGGGCGGCCCGCCTCAGCGAACGGTTCAACACCAGCTCCGCCGACGACCCGCAGGGGCGGCTCGCCGCCCTGCGCGACCTGCTCGGCACCCTCGGCGAGGGCACCTGGATCCGGCCGCCCCTCTACTGCGACTACGGCCGGCACATCCACATCGGGCCGCGCAGCTTCGTCAACTTCAACGCGGTCTTCCTCGACGTCGCCCCGATCACCATCGGCGCGGACGTCCAGATCGGACCGAACGTGCAGCTCCTCACCGCCACCCACCCCGTGGAGCCGGAGGCCCGCCGGGCCAAGTGGGAGGCCGCCCAGCCGATCACCATCGGGGACAACGTCTGGCTCGGCGGCGGCGTGATCGTGCTCGCGGGCGTCACCATCGGCGAGAACACCGTGGTCGGCGCCGGGGCGGTCGTCACCCGGGACCTACCACCCAACGTGGTGGCGGTCGGTAATCCGGCGCGCCCCATTCGGTCCGTGGAAAATGCCCCTTGA
- a CDS encoding nucleoside/nucleotide kinase family protein, whose amino-acid sequence MPAARVLPLDDLLARARALAEAGPRQLLGIAGAPGAGKSTLAERLVAEVGRAARLVPMDGFHLAGTELARLGRAERKGAPDTFDVNGFVSTLRRLRRLEPTSVWAPVFRRDLEEPVAGAIEVPPEVRLVVTEGNYLLLPDEPWDEVRSLLHEAWFLDLDAELRIRRLTARHEAYGKTPEQARAWALGSDEANAARVAGTAGRADLVVRLADPLPG is encoded by the coding sequence ATGCCGGCGGCCCGGGTGCTTCCCCTCGACGACCTGCTGGCCCGGGCGCGCGCCCTCGCCGAGGCGGGGCCGCGCCAGTTGCTCGGCATCGCCGGCGCGCCGGGGGCGGGCAAGTCGACCCTGGCCGAGCGGCTGGTGGCCGAGGTGGGCCGGGCCGCCCGGCTGGTGCCGATGGACGGGTTCCATCTGGCCGGCACCGAGCTGGCCCGGCTGGGCCGGGCGGAGCGCAAGGGCGCGCCGGACACCTTCGACGTGAACGGGTTCGTCTCGACGCTGCGCCGGTTGCGCCGGTTGGAGCCGACCTCGGTGTGGGCCCCGGTGTTCCGCCGCGACCTGGAGGAGCCGGTCGCGGGGGCGATAGAGGTGCCGCCGGAGGTCCGGCTGGTGGTGACCGAGGGCAACTACCTGCTGCTGCCGGACGAGCCGTGGGACGAGGTGCGGTCGCTGCTGCACGAGGCCTGGTTCCTGGACCTCGACGCCGAGCTGCGGATCCGGCGGCTGACCGCCCGCCACGAGGCGTACGGCAAGACCCCGGAGCAGGCGCGGGCCTGGGCGCTGGGCAGCGACGAGGCCAACGCCGCCCGGGTGGCGGGCACGGCCGGGCGGGCCGACCTGGTGGTCCGGCTAGCCGACCCGCTGCCGGGGTGA
- a CDS encoding SIMPL domain-containing protein, whose translation MADAPVVAVRGEAYREVAPELARFTVTASARDRDRESTLSRLAERAAAVRVLLDAAEPAVERRETGQLRVWPETKRSGERVVAYHGSVGTTVTVSDFTALGELMLRLADQDQVEVAGPWWSLRPDSPAYREARHAAIADALARAREYAEALGARVTALLELADSGLTAAPPMMARAAFAKGGGGGAAPEMELDPQPQPVQAAVEARFSISEPVLG comes from the coding sequence ATGGCGGACGCACCGGTCGTGGCGGTACGCGGCGAGGCGTACCGGGAGGTGGCTCCCGAGCTGGCCCGTTTCACGGTGACCGCGTCGGCGCGCGACCGGGACCGGGAGTCCACGCTGAGCCGGCTGGCCGAGCGGGCCGCCGCTGTGCGGGTGCTGCTGGATGCGGCCGAGCCGGCCGTGGAGCGGCGGGAGACCGGGCAGCTGCGGGTCTGGCCGGAGACGAAGCGCTCCGGTGAGCGGGTGGTGGCGTACCACGGCAGCGTCGGCACGACGGTGACGGTCAGCGACTTCACCGCGCTCGGCGAGCTGATGCTCCGGCTGGCCGACCAGGACCAGGTCGAGGTCGCGGGCCCGTGGTGGTCGCTGCGGCCGGACAGCCCGGCGTACCGGGAGGCTCGGCACGCCGCCATCGCCGACGCGCTGGCCCGGGCCCGGGAGTACGCGGAGGCGCTCGGGGCCCGGGTGACCGCGCTGCTGGAGCTGGCCGACAGCGGGCTGACCGCCGCGCCGCCGATGATGGCCCGGGCGGCGTTCGCCAAGGGCGGGGGCGGCGGCGCCGCGCCGGAGATGGAGCTGGATCCGCAGCCGCAGCCGGTGCAGGCGGCGGTCGAGGCGCGGTTCAGCATCAGCGAACCGGTGCTCGGCTGA
- a CDS encoding prephenate dehydrogenase: MTDPPASAGDVRGVRAAVLGTGLIGGSVLLRLRDADVEVTAWDPDPETRRLGRERGLHLVDSVEAAVAGCEVVFLCGPLPTLPGTLLRVAEATDDHCVLTDVGSTKGGLADFARAHGLAARFVPGHPMAGSDRAGLHSADAALFGGASWVLCPLGSAGLTTFRRLTRLIMSVFRARVVPMSADEHDAAAALASHVPHLLARALAGAVHRADLRDAVLTLAAGSFRDGTRVAATPSDRTANMLLGNRERVLDELGRVSDFLDELAGALRAGDRAALLALTEEAGAARAALTERSLRPQRREFPVHGAGERELAYLLGLGAAGGHLTGCRVEAGTVVYTAHVPDSAH, from the coding sequence ATGACGGATCCGCCCGCGTCGGCCGGCGACGTGCGAGGTGTGCGTGCCGCCGTCCTCGGTACCGGCCTCATCGGCGGCTCGGTGCTGTTGCGCCTGCGGGACGCGGACGTCGAGGTCACCGCCTGGGACCCCGACCCGGAGACCCGCCGGCTGGGCCGGGAGCGGGGTCTGCACCTGGTGGACTCGGTCGAGGCGGCCGTGGCCGGCTGCGAGGTGGTCTTCCTCTGCGGGCCACTGCCCACCCTGCCCGGGACGCTGCTGCGGGTGGCCGAGGCGACCGACGATCACTGCGTGCTCACCGATGTCGGCAGCACCAAGGGGGGACTGGCCGACTTCGCTCGGGCGCACGGGCTGGCGGCTCGGTTCGTTCCCGGGCACCCGATGGCGGGTAGCGACCGGGCCGGGCTCCACTCGGCGGACGCGGCGCTGTTCGGCGGGGCCTCCTGGGTCCTCTGCCCGCTCGGCAGCGCCGGCCTGACCACGTTCCGCCGGCTGACCCGGCTGATCATGTCGGTGTTCCGGGCGAGGGTGGTGCCGATGTCGGCGGACGAGCACGACGCGGCTGCCGCCCTCGCGTCCCACGTGCCGCACCTGCTGGCCCGGGCGCTCGCCGGTGCCGTGCACCGCGCGGATCTGCGCGACGCTGTCCTGACCCTGGCCGCCGGCAGTTTCCGCGACGGCACCCGGGTGGCCGCGACGCCGTCGGACCGGACGGCCAACATGCTGCTCGGCAACCGCGAACGGGTGCTGGACGAACTGGGCCGGGTGTCCGATTTCCTCGACGAACTGGCCGGTGCCCTCCGCGCCGGTGACCGTGCGGCCCTGCTCGCGTTGACGGAAGAGGCGGGGGCGGCGCGGGCCGCGCTCACCGAGCGGTCCCTCCGGCCGCAGCGCCGGGAGTTCCCGGTCCACGGTGCCGGCGAGCGGGAGCTGGCGTACCTGCTGGGGTTGGGCGCGGCCGGCGGGCACCTCACCGGCTGCCGGGTCGAGGCCGGCACCGTCGTCTACACCGCGCACGTGCCGGACTCCGCGCACTAG